One Deinococcus sp. LM3 genomic region harbors:
- a CDS encoding aldo/keto reductase family protein: protein MEYRNLGKSGLKVSEVALGGWETYGVGVNEQQMVRDIVTAAYDGGVNFFDQADIYAKGRSEELMGNVLRELPRHTLVISSKVYWPMSDDVNDRGLSRKHVLHSIDGSLKRLGTDHLDVYFAHRYDPDVPMEEIVMAFDQVIRDGKALYWGTSMWPAARIAQAVEFARANGLHAPITEQPEYSMIRRDRVEKEILPYTETAGVGLVVWSPLAMGLLTGKYDDGKPEGARLTEKENWGKNFLTDENIQKVRDLKAVADDLNITRAQLALAWILRQKGVSSVITGATKVQQIEDTVKAAGVRLSSDVIEQIETILTR, encoded by the coding sequence ATGGAATACCGGAACCTCGGCAAGAGCGGTCTGAAAGTCAGCGAAGTCGCCCTGGGCGGCTGGGAAACGTACGGCGTCGGCGTGAACGAGCAGCAGATGGTGCGCGACATCGTCACCGCCGCGTACGACGGCGGCGTCAACTTCTTCGATCAGGCCGACATCTACGCCAAGGGCCGCAGCGAGGAACTGATGGGCAACGTGCTGCGCGAACTGCCGCGCCACACGCTGGTCATCAGCTCCAAGGTGTACTGGCCCATGAGCGACGACGTGAACGACCGTGGCCTCAGCCGCAAGCATGTCCTGCACAGCATCGACGGCAGCCTGAAGCGCCTCGGCACCGACCACCTCGACGTGTACTTCGCGCACCGCTACGACCCCGACGTGCCCATGGAAGAGATCGTCATGGCCTTCGATCAGGTCATCCGCGACGGCAAGGCCCTGTACTGGGGGACCAGCATGTGGCCCGCCGCGCGCATCGCCCAGGCGGTCGAGTTCGCCCGCGCGAACGGCCTGCACGCGCCCATCACCGAGCAGCCCGAGTACTCCATGATCCGCCGCGACCGCGTCGAGAAGGAGATCCTGCCGTACACCGAGACGGCCGGCGTGGGTCTGGTCGTCTGGAGCCCGCTCGCCATGGGCCTGCTGACCGGCAAGTACGACGACGGCAAACCCGAGGGCGCGCGCCTGACCGAGAAGGAAAACTGGGGCAAGAACTTCCTGACCGACGAGAACATCCAGAAAGTCCGCGACCTGAAAGCCGTCGCCGACGACCTGAACATCACCCGCGCGCAACTGGCCCTCGCCTGGATCCTGCGGCAGAAGGGCGTGAGCAGCGTCATCACCGGCGCCACGAAAGTCCAGCAGATCGAGGACACCGTGAAGGCCGCCGGCGTGCGCCTGAGCAGCGACGTGATCGAGCAGATCGAAACCATCCTGACCCGCTGA
- the paaZ gene encoding phenylacetic acid degradation bifunctional protein PaaZ, whose product MTQSITSELLRPASYVSGSWHANADGQVLLDAVYGRPVAVISSEGVDFGGALAYGRRAGGLLRRMTFHERARALKALGAFLMERKEAYYALSTLTGATRRDSWVDIEGGIGTLFSYASAARRELPDERFWPDGRLERLGREGTFVGRHLLVPREGVAVQINAFNFPVWGMLEKFAPAFIGGMPSLVKPAPQTAYLTERVVRDIVASGLIPEGTLQLVTGEPGSLLDHVEEQDVVAFTGSAATAARLRVHPAIVGRSVPFNAEADSLNASVLGLSVKPEDPEFALFVREVAREMTGKAGQKCTAIRRALVPSHLIEAVTEGLRRELAKVTLGDPARDDVRMGALVSVEQRERVRETLAKLQAETRVLISGEATLLGGDREKGAFLDPTVLLCETPLTARGPHELEAFGPVVTLLPYDSLEDAVTLTKLGRGSLAGSIVSHDRAEATELVLGMASSHGRLLVLNRDNAKENTGHGSPLPQLNHGGPGRAGGGSELGGLSAVRHHMNRVAVQADPTTLTSITREFVPGAQVQEDVVHPFRKSFDEIQVGDSLLTHRRTVTEADIVNFAGLTGDHFYAHVDEIGAKEGIFGRRVAHGYFLISAAAGMFVSPAPGPVLANYGLENLRFIEPVGIGDTIRTRLTCKRKIRKDLRPGETRPTGVVEWRSEITNQDGALVATYDILTLVERSRDAFDPPVEVPGAPA is encoded by the coding sequence GTGACTCAATCAATCACTTCTGAGCTTCTTCGTCCGGCGTCTTATGTGTCGGGTTCGTGGCATGCGAATGCGGATGGGCAGGTGCTCCTGGATGCGGTGTATGGGCGTCCGGTGGCCGTGATTTCGTCGGAGGGTGTGGATTTCGGTGGGGCGCTGGCGTATGGCCGGCGGGCGGGCGGATTGCTACGGCGCATGACGTTCCATGAGCGGGCGCGGGCCTTGAAGGCGCTGGGGGCGTTCCTGATGGAGCGCAAGGAGGCGTATTACGCGCTGAGCACCCTGACGGGCGCGACCCGGCGGGATTCGTGGGTGGATATCGAGGGCGGGATCGGCACGCTGTTCAGTTACGCGAGTGCGGCGCGGCGGGAACTGCCGGACGAGCGCTTCTGGCCGGACGGCAGGCTGGAGCGGCTGGGGCGGGAGGGGACGTTCGTGGGCCGTCACCTGCTGGTGCCGCGTGAGGGTGTGGCGGTGCAGATCAATGCGTTCAACTTCCCGGTGTGGGGGATGCTGGAGAAGTTCGCGCCCGCGTTTATTGGTGGGATGCCGAGTCTGGTGAAGCCTGCGCCGCAGACGGCCTACCTGACGGAGCGGGTGGTGCGCGACATCGTGGCGTCGGGCCTGATTCCGGAGGGGACGCTGCAACTGGTGACGGGGGAGCCGGGGTCGCTGCTCGATCACGTGGAGGAGCAGGACGTGGTGGCGTTCACGGGGTCGGCGGCCACGGCGGCGCGGCTGCGGGTGCATCCGGCGATCGTGGGGCGGTCGGTGCCGTTCAATGCGGAGGCAGACAGCCTGAACGCGTCGGTGCTGGGCCTGTCCGTGAAGCCCGAGGACCCCGAGTTTGCTCTGTTCGTGCGGGAGGTGGCGCGCGAGATGACCGGGAAGGCCGGGCAGAAGTGCACCGCGATCCGCCGCGCGCTGGTGCCCTCACATCTGATTGAGGCGGTGACGGAGGGTCTGCGCCGCGAACTGGCGAAGGTGACGCTGGGCGACCCGGCGCGGGATGACGTGCGGATGGGCGCGCTCGTCAGTGTGGAGCAGCGCGAGCGGGTGCGTGAGACGCTGGCGAAGTTGCAGGCCGAGACGCGCGTGCTGATCAGCGGTGAGGCGACCCTGCTGGGCGGCGACCGTGAGAAGGGCGCATTCCTCGATCCGACCGTGCTGCTGTGCGAGACCCCCCTGACCGCACGGGGGCCGCATGAGCTGGAGGCGTTCGGGCCGGTGGTGACGCTGCTGCCGTACGACTCGCTGGAGGACGCCGTGACCCTCACCAAGCTGGGCCGGGGCTCGCTGGCGGGCAGCATCGTGTCGCACGACCGGGCCGAGGCGACGGAACTGGTGCTGGGCATGGCGAGTTCGCACGGACGTCTGCTGGTCCTGAACCGCGACAACGCGAAGGAGAACACCGGGCACGGGTCGCCGCTGCCGCAGCTGAATCACGGCGGGCCGGGCCGCGCGGGGGGCGGCTCAGAACTGGGCGGCCTCTCGGCGGTGCGGCATCACATGAACCGCGTGGCGGTGCAGGCCGACCCAACCACCCTCACCAGCATCACGCGCGAATTCGTGCCCGGCGCGCAGGTGCAGGAGGACGTGGTGCATCCGTTCCGCAAGTCCTTCGACGAGATTCAGGTCGGGGACAGTCTCCTCACGCACCGCCGCACCGTGACCGAGGCGGACATCGTGAACTTCGCGGGCCTGACCGGCGATCACTTCTACGCGCACGTCGATGAGATCGGCGCTAAGGAGGGCATCTTCGGGCGGCGGGTGGCGCACGGGTACTTCCTGATCTCGGCGGCGGCGGGCATGTTCGTGTCGCCCGCGCCGGGGCCGGTGCTGGCGAACTACGGCCTGGAGAACCTGCGGTTCATCGAGCCGGTCGGCATCGGGGACACCATCCGCACGCGCCTGACCTGCAAACGCAAGATCCGCAAGGACCTGCGGCCCGGCGAGACCCGCCCGACCGGCGTGGTCGAGTGGCGCAGCGAGATCACCAACCAGGACGGCGCGCTGGTCGCCACATACGACATCCTCACGCTGGTCGAGCGTTCACGGGACGCCTTCGATCCGCCCGTGGAGGTGCCGGGCGCACCGGCCTGA
- the map gene encoding type I methionyl aminopeptidase, with product MTITTQHELDGMTLAGKVVARTLDALRAAVEPGITPAELDALAGQVFAGFGAFSAPRAEYGAPVNVFISVNDDIVHGLPTNRPLQAGDVVCIDVTPNVGGFVADAAITVAVPPVSPIAANLITAAEAALARGLSAARAGQPLNAIGRAIQTEVERRGFTLLPELQGHGVGRAIHEKPDVPNYYRPALRKPLHEGLVIAVEPMISTGRSPRVRTRRDGWTLATTDGGIAAHVEHTIMITKGKPMILTA from the coding sequence ATGACGATCACTACGCAGCATGAACTGGACGGCATGACCCTCGCCGGGAAGGTCGTCGCCCGCACCCTGGACGCCCTGCGCGCCGCCGTCGAACCGGGCATCACGCCTGCCGAGCTGGACGCCCTGGCCGGGCAGGTGTTCGCGGGGTTCGGCGCGTTCTCCGCCCCGCGAGCCGAGTACGGCGCGCCCGTGAACGTGTTCATCAGCGTCAACGACGACATCGTGCATGGCCTGCCCACGAACCGCCCGCTTCAGGCGGGGGACGTCGTGTGCATCGACGTCACGCCGAACGTCGGCGGGTTCGTCGCGGACGCCGCCATCACGGTCGCCGTGCCGCCCGTCTCCCCCATCGCCGCGAACCTCATCACCGCCGCCGAGGCGGCCCTGGCACGCGGCCTGAGCGCCGCCCGCGCCGGACAACCCCTGAACGCCATCGGGCGCGCCATTCAGACCGAGGTAGAGCGCCGGGGCTTCACGCTCCTGCCGGAACTTCAGGGGCACGGCGTGGGCCGCGCCATCCACGAGAAACCCGACGTCCCCAACTACTACCGCCCCGCGCTGAGAAAACCGCTGCACGAGGGGCTCGTGATCGCCGTGGAACCCATGATCAGCACCGGCAGAAGCCCCCGCGTCCGCACCCGCCGCGACGGCTGGACCCTCGCCACCACCGACGGCGGCATCGCCGCCCACGTCGAACACACCATCATGATCACCAAAGGGAAACCGATGATATTGACAGCGTGA
- a CDS encoding CBS domain-containing protein, which produces MKSLVAEAIALEEEEASYFLRVLRDARYAALADAENFRSVCFALEELGMRLRGENLRSLRKYKTILQDIVPTKLKNEYSEIFDLVVSARNEAAHRGIFARNLASKSIRLSIIVEAGLQSMTTKVKHIMSQNVIFAEKFYSLAKVREIMLENSFSYVPISLEDKYYLIPDFLIAQLWHDKKSTDKLKYNTKIDDILDKKDLLKPIELLSNAKKSAALNPLLQAPALVFNGTHAERVVVGILSPFDLL; this is translated from the coding sequence AGCTACTTTCTGCGCGTATTAAGAGATGCCCGCTATGCTGCTCTCGCTGATGCGGAAAACTTTCGTTCCGTTTGTTTTGCCTTAGAAGAATTGGGAATGCGCTTGAGAGGTGAGAACCTCAGGAGTTTGCGCAAATATAAGACGATCTTGCAGGATATTGTTCCAACCAAGCTGAAAAATGAGTATTCTGAAATATTTGACTTGGTGGTTTCCGCGAGAAATGAGGCCGCTCATCGGGGAATATTTGCAAGAAATCTGGCATCTAAGTCAATCAGGCTTTCAATTATCGTGGAGGCGGGTTTACAAAGCATGACGACTAAAGTAAAGCACATCATGTCGCAGAATGTGATTTTCGCAGAAAAATTTTATAGTCTAGCAAAAGTAAGGGAGATAATGCTAGAGAATTCTTTCTCATATGTCCCTATCTCACTTGAAGATAAATACTACTTAATACCGGATTTCCTCATTGCCCAACTCTGGCACGATAAAAAATCTACTGATAAGCTGAAATATAACACTAAAATTGACGATATACTCGATAAAAAAGACTTACTAAAGCCCATAGAGCTTTTAAGTAACGCTAAAAAATCTGCGGCGCTTAATCCGTTACTGCAAGCGCCGGCACTGGTTTTTAATGGCACTCATGCTGAGCGAGTTGTTGTGGGAATTCTATCCCCATTCGACTTGTTGTGA